Proteins encoded within one genomic window of Meriones unguiculatus strain TT.TT164.6M chromosome 20, Bangor_MerUng_6.1, whole genome shotgun sequence:
- the Srsf12 gene encoding serine/arginine-rich splicing factor 12: MSRYTRPPNTSLFVRNVADATRPEDLRREFGRYGPIVDVYIPLDFYTRRPRGFAYVQFEDVRDAEDALYNLNRKWVCGRQIEIQFAQGDRKTPGQMKSKERHLASPSDHRRSRSPSQRRSRSRSSSWERDRRRSDSLKESRHRRSSYSHSKSRSKSLPRQSTSARPSRTPRRNSGSRGRSRSKSLPKRSKSMEKSQSRSPQKQTGPGAKPSSHGRHCDSIARSPCKSPRGHTGSGSKTQTAKHSHFRSRSGSRSYHHKNSW, from the exons GCCTGAGGACTTGCGACGTGAATTTGGTCGCTATGGCCCCATAGTAGACGTTTACATCCCACTTGACTTCTACACTCGCCGCCCCAGAGGATTCGCTTACGTGCA GTTTGAAGATGTTCGAGATGCGGAAGACGCACTCTACAACCTCAACAGGAAGTGGGTATGTGGCCGGCAAATTGAAATACAATTTGCGCAAGGTGATCGCAAAA CACCAGGCCAGATGAAGTCGAAAGAACGCCACCTGGCCTCTCCGAGTGATCACAGGAGGTCCCGAAGCCCCAGCCAGCGGCGATCTCGGAGCCGAAGTTCTTCCTGGGAAAGAGACAGGCGGCGATCAGACAGTCTGAAAGA GTCCCGACACAGGCGATCATCTTACAGTCATTCTAAATCTCGTTCCAAGTCACTGCCGAGGCAGTCTACCTCAGCAAGGCCATCGAGAACACCAAGAAGGAATTCTGGATCTAGAGGACGGTCACGATCCAAGTCCTTACCAAAAAGGTCCAAGTCGATGGAAAAATCCCAGTCGCGCTCACCTCAAAAGCAGACTGGCCCGGGAGCAAAGCCAAGCTCACACGGACGACACTGTGACTCGATAGCAAGATCCCCATGCAAGTCTCCCAGAGGGCACACCGGCTCCGGGTCTAAGACTCAGACAGCAAAACATTCTCATTTCCGGTCACGTTCCGGATCTCGGAGTTACCATCATAAGAACAGCTGGTGA